In Mytilus edulis chromosome 7, xbMytEdul2.2, whole genome shotgun sequence, a single genomic region encodes these proteins:
- the LOC139482648 gene encoding zinc finger protein 862-like: MNKIFQEVSPSPSHVIKDSTETVCSTSTPASINISSLLEMFPGKRVHQYDLCKIKMCTNISKDEIQHQAKKAYKFQHDWLSKQKKAYCEKTSIWWGMYVEEEGIFCFLCKKHDTINPQNKSKTFNKEPSTRFRPETFNDHLKTTQHQNAITTEMYQRVSCFQKQLDKQDNVADEILYKAFEAVYWVMKEEIANLKIKSLLNLLERLGIEDMKYFQHRSQAALREIFIAIGGTLEDKLVKEVQQADHYGLMVDDVADISVMEQMVTFIQFYSKTECKVKTAFLSIDNLLEESDSANSATITDRIIKNIEEYGLKKDKLCSFVSDGASVMVGSRSGVAAKLKEMNPLVISIHCICHRLALACTDTLQNVSYIKNVHLWLMQLWSMFQHSPKKMAAFLKVQLTLKELNLTTEESKKGASKRLKKACTTRWLSFDSSVKAVNSEYEAILQTLYALREKDAAALGLYKKVKQVKFIATIYILDEILPLLSIVSKTFQKGTIDFSKIGPTLEYTKEQLNKVMESESPIVKLKHDLEEGKRLHVLEIKVTDPMITEVTNLLKNYISTLIENIDKRFGASLPVLTALSIFDPLRVPEKEHVGFSSYGQNQMKVLCTHFTSHINGEDEEPKKQEMAQMVTEFAKFKYDMITMKKEIPEECKPENAPCAVSSLEWSLQKIVQAAHFYPKLSCIADAILATPVSNAWPERGASCVKRVKTRLRSRISNDMLQALMYVSINGERPGEASTTIKNSVDNWIKQKKRRRLPRVSNTTRTGSLLTARNDITVQDFCCQTDDVTVQTQESLSREEMHQIVREELLAYSKAYDLPNSHEELSDCDTDSESDNDFF, translated from the coding sequence aagttaGTCCAAGTCCAAGTCATGTGATTAAGGACAGCACAGAAACAGTTTGTTCAACCTCAACACCTGCATCTATAAATATTTCATCTCTTTTGGAAATGTTTCCAGGGAAAAGGGTCCATCAGTATGATTTGTGCAAAATCAAAATGTGTACTAATATTTCAAAAGATGAAATTCAACATCAGGCAAAGAAAGCTTATAAATTCCAGCATGACTGGTTGAGTAAACAGAAGAAAGCATATTGTGaaaaaacttcaatttggtgGGGAATGTATGTTGAAGAAGAAGGCATCTTCTGTTTTCTTTGCAAAAAACATGACACTATAAATcctcaaaataaaagtaaaacctTCAATAAAGAACCAAGTACAAGATTTAGACCTGAAACTTTCAATGATCATCTTAAGACAACACAGCATCAAAATGCAATTACAACAGAAATGTACCAAAGGGTTTCTTGCTTTCAAAAACAATTGGACAAACAAGACAATGTTGCAGATGAAATTTTGTATAAAGCTTTTGAAGCAGTATATTGGGTAATGAAAGAAGAAATAGCCAATCTGAAAATTAAGTCATTACTGAATTTATTAGAAAGACTAGGGATAGAGgatatgaaatattttcaacACAGGTCCCAAGCTGCCCTAAGAGAAATTTTTATAGCTATAGGTGGAACATTAGAAGATAAACTTGTCAAAGAAGTACAACAAGCTGACCATTATGGTCTGATGGTTGATGATGTTGCAGATATTTCTGTAATGGAACAAATGGTTACCTTTATTCAATTCTATAGTAAGACAGAATGCAAAGTCAAAACAGCATTTTTATCAATTGATAACTTGCTTGAAGAGTCAGATTCAGCAAACTCAGCAACTATTACTGACAGAATAATAAAGAACATAGAAGAGTATGGATTGAAGAAAGACAAACTTTGTTCTTTTGTGTCAGACGGTGCCTCAGTAATGGTAGGCAGTAGATCCGGTGTAGCagcaaaattaaaagaaatgaacCCTCTTGTAATCAGCATCCACTGTATTTGCCATAGACTAGCATTGGCATGCACAGATACACTTCAGAATGTCTCATATATTAAAAATGTGCACTTATGGTTAATGCAGTTATGGAGCATGTTTCAACATTCACCAAAGAAAATGGCTGCTTTCTTGAAAGTCCAACTAACCCTTAAAGAACTAAATCTGACGACCGAAGAATCCAAGAAAGGGGCTTCCAAAAGATTAAAGAAAGCTTGTACAACTAGATGGCTCTCCTTTGACTCATCTGTTAAAGCTGTTAATTCAGAATATGAAGCAATACTTCAAACACTCTATGCTTTAAGAGAAAAGGATGCAGCAGCATTAGGGTTGTACAAAAAAGTGAAGCAAGTGAAATTCATTGCAACTATCTATATTCTTGACGAAATTTTGCCTTTGTTGTCCATAGTAAGCAAGACATTTCAAAAGGGAACAATAGACTTTTCAAAGATTGGACCAACACTAGAGTACACAAAGGAACAATTAAATAAAGTCATGGAAAGTGAATCTCCTATTGTAAAGTTGAAACATGATCTAGAAGAAGGAAAGAGGTTGCATGTCTTAGAAATCAAAGTTACAGATCCCATGATAACTGAAGTAACAAATCTACTTAAGAACTATATTTCTACATTGATAGAAAATATAGATAAGAGATTTGGAGCTAGTTTACCTGTGTTGACAGCTCTGTCAATCTTTGATCCTCTACGGGTGCCAGAGAAAGAACATGTTGGTTTCAGCAGCTATGGTCAAAACCAAATGAAAGTACTCTGCACACACTTTACCTCTCATATAAATGGTGAAGATGAAGAACCGAAAAAGCAAGAAATGGCACAGATGGTCACTGAATTTGCAAAGTTTAAATATGACATGATCACAATGAAGAAAGAAATTCCTGAAGAATGCAAACCAGAAAATGCACCATGTGCTGTGTCATCATTAGAATGGTCACTACAGAAAATAGTCCAAGCTGCACATTTCTATCCTAAACTAAGCTGTATAGCAGATGCTATTTTAGCTACACCAGTATCAAATGCATGGCCAGAAAGAGGAGCCAGCTGTGTTAAGAGGGTCAAAACTAGACTCAGATCTAGAATAAGTAATGATATGCTCCAAGCACTAATGTATGTCTCAATCAACGGAGAAAGACCAGGTGAAGCTTCAACCACTATCAAAAACTCTGTTGACAATTggataaaacagaaaaaaaggcGACGGCTTCCAAGAGTTTCCAACACAACACGTACTGGATCTCTTCTGACAGCAAGAAATGACATCACAGTTCAAGATTTCTGTTGTCAGACTGATGATGTCACTGTTCAGACTCAGGAATCACTCAGTAGAGAGGAAATGCATCAAATTGTTAGAGAAGAACTTCTGGCCTACAGCAAGGCTTATGATTTGCCCAATTCTCATGAAGAACTTTCAGACTGTGATACAGATAGTGAATCAGACaatgatttcttttaa